From Cyanobacteria bacterium GSL.Bin1, the proteins below share one genomic window:
- a CDS encoding DUF448 domain-containing protein, with protein MKKNYRRCLSCRRIAPKSEFLRIVRVHPTKTIQLDQGMGRSAYICPCASCLKSAQHKNRLGRALKVKIPANIYEQLWERINQSSPPSTFTSKR; from the coding sequence ATGAAAAAGAACTATCGGCGCTGCTTAAGCTGTCGGCGCATTGCTCCCAAAAGTGAATTCTTACGCATTGTTCGGGTTCATCCGACCAAAACGATACAATTAGATCAGGGAATGGGACGTTCGGCTTATATCTGTCCTTGCGCGAGTTGTCTCAAAAGCGCACAGCACAAAAACCGCCTAGGACGTGCCTTGAAGGTAAAAATCCCTGCTAATATCTATGAACAACTGTGGGAGCGGATTAACCAATCCTCCCCACCCTCGACGTTCACTTCAAAGAGGTGA
- the infB gene encoding translation initiation factor IF-2, with product MTKVRIYDLSRELDLENKQVLDICNKLNITAKTHSSSIPEADAERIRADVQKGGVRNQHENGKTGTKNGKIPKKHQQKILEVRHHKREETEASDSKNGDTSQSSPQLKGPPRRPAGQTDVDQDIKSKPKMKQPVEETSSSSPDLASAEQKLEQPTTPVEQTTEQPVAKTTTPKQPPTVSSPASAQTEAQSELTPQFDESKELIGPPSKPKPPQKDGKKVEKPKKTEKPTLKSAKPKPEPEKGQATSETAGKTEEKPAPKKPAKPKMLAKPKRVADQEAPSDEEQFTKTAKEETSEEESSDESELLLEQPKRPRPKRVEGPTRTGKKKGWEEEEEDSEKAEAKAQKKRRPKPIIEDDDEELALEEELEQPEEDSIALRSLERPPKPEALQKKSSPPAKAAPSKPKKNKGTSQQTSQRGQRQEKESRQERPESITLTQELSVPALADLLAVSETEIIKNLFFKGIQVNITQTLEIETARMVAEDLGVTVEIPEEKSAATKTEMLDTEDLENLQSRPPVITIMGHVDHGKTSLLDSIRKTKVAEGEAGGITQHTGAYHVDVEHEGETKQVVFLDTPGHEAFTAMRARGAKVTDIAVLVVAADDGVQPQTQEAISHAKAAGVPIVVAINKMDKEGAQPDRVKQELTEHELVPEEWGGDTPMVGVSAITGDNLDELLEMIILVAELEELSANPDRLAKGTVIEANLDRARGPVATLLVQNGTLHIGDVIVAGPCFGKIRAMIDDRGERVEAASPSFAVEILGLSEVPSAGDEFAVYKDEKEARAIAQERTADMRTSRLQRAASSRRVTLSNVSEQAQEGELKELNLIIKADVQGSVEAIQSSLSQIPQNEVQIRVLYAAPGEVTETDVDLAAASGAVIIGFNTTLASNTKAAADKEGVDIREYDIIYKLLDEIQGAMEGLLDPEEVESPLGTAEVRAVFPVGRGSVAGCYVQSGRIVRNRQMRVRRDGEVVYQGNIDSLKRVKEDAKEVQSGFECGIGSNKFNNWKEGDIIEAYEMVMKRRTLNPKK from the coding sequence ATGACTAAGGTCAGAATATACGATTTGTCACGAGAATTAGATTTAGAAAATAAACAAGTCTTGGATATTTGTAACAAGCTGAATATTACTGCCAAAACCCATAGCAGTAGTATTCCAGAAGCAGATGCAGAACGCATTCGTGCTGATGTGCAAAAAGGGGGTGTTCGTAACCAGCATGAGAATGGCAAAACTGGCACCAAAAACGGTAAAATCCCTAAAAAACATCAACAAAAAATTTTAGAAGTTCGACACCACAAACGGGAAGAAACCGAAGCCTCAGACAGCAAAAATGGGGATACAAGTCAGAGTTCACCCCAACTGAAAGGACCGCCGCGTCGTCCAGCCGGTCAAACAGATGTTGATCAAGACATTAAATCGAAACCAAAGATGAAACAGCCTGTAGAGGAAACCTCATCATCTTCCCCAGACTTAGCCAGTGCTGAACAAAAACTGGAACAACCGACAACCCCTGTCGAACAAACAACCGAGCAACCTGTCGCAAAAACCACTACACCCAAACAACCCCCAACCGTTTCCTCACCAGCATCGGCTCAAACAGAAGCACAATCTGAGCTGACACCTCAATTTGATGAAAGTAAAGAGCTGATTGGTCCGCCAAGTAAGCCCAAACCACCGCAGAAAGACGGTAAAAAAGTAGAAAAACCCAAAAAAACAGAAAAACCAACGCTGAAATCGGCAAAACCGAAGCCGGAACCGGAAAAAGGGCAAGCCACATCAGAAACAGCGGGGAAAACAGAAGAAAAACCAGCCCCCAAAAAACCCGCTAAACCGAAAATGCTGGCTAAACCGAAGCGGGTCGCCGATCAAGAAGCTCCCTCGGATGAGGAACAATTTACAAAAACTGCTAAAGAGGAAACTTCCGAAGAAGAGAGCAGTGATGAGAGTGAGTTACTATTAGAACAACCGAAACGTCCTCGCCCGAAACGAGTAGAAGGGCCAACCCGCACTGGTAAGAAAAAAGGTTGGGAAGAAGAAGAGGAGGATTCCGAAAAAGCAGAAGCGAAAGCACAGAAAAAACGTCGTCCAAAACCCATTATTGAAGATGACGACGAAGAATTGGCATTGGAAGAAGAACTGGAACAACCAGAAGAAGACTCCATCGCGCTGCGATCGCTGGAACGTCCTCCGAAACCTGAAGCATTGCAGAAAAAATCCTCTCCTCCAGCCAAAGCAGCACCGAGTAAACCCAAGAAAAATAAAGGAACCAGTCAACAAACCAGCCAACGGGGTCAACGTCAAGAAAAAGAATCCCGCCAAGAGCGTCCAGAAAGTATTACGCTGACCCAGGAATTATCTGTTCCTGCTTTGGCGGATCTGTTGGCCGTATCGGAGACGGAAATCATTAAGAATCTCTTCTTCAAAGGAATTCAGGTGAATATCACCCAAACCTTGGAAATTGAGACCGCGCGGATGGTTGCCGAAGATTTAGGGGTAACAGTAGAAATCCCAGAAGAAAAATCGGCAGCAACCAAAACCGAGATGCTGGATACGGAAGACTTGGAAAACTTACAGTCTCGTCCGCCAGTAATTACGATCATGGGTCACGTTGACCACGGGAAAACCAGTCTCCTCGACTCCATTCGGAAAACGAAAGTGGCAGAAGGAGAAGCGGGTGGCATTACCCAGCATACTGGCGCTTATCATGTGGATGTGGAACATGAAGGAGAGACCAAACAAGTGGTCTTCCTCGATACGCCCGGTCACGAAGCGTTTACCGCAATGCGGGCTCGGGGGGCAAAAGTAACGGATATTGCTGTGCTAGTTGTTGCCGCAGATGATGGGGTGCAACCGCAAACCCAAGAAGCGATTAGTCACGCGAAAGCAGCAGGAGTGCCCATTGTGGTTGCCATTAACAAAATGGACAAAGAAGGGGCACAACCGGATCGCGTGAAGCAAGAATTAACCGAACATGAGTTAGTTCCAGAAGAATGGGGGGGCGATACTCCCATGGTTGGGGTGAGTGCCATTACCGGGGATAACTTAGATGAGCTACTAGAGATGATTATTCTGGTCGCTGAACTCGAAGAGCTCTCTGCTAACCCAGATCGTCTGGCAAAAGGAACAGTTATCGAAGCCAACTTAGATCGCGCTCGCGGTCCCGTTGCTACCCTACTGGTGCAAAACGGTACGCTGCACATTGGCGATGTCATTGTTGCGGGTCCCTGTTTTGGAAAAATCCGTGCCATGATCGATGATCGCGGGGAACGGGTGGAAGCTGCTAGCCCTTCCTTCGCCGTGGAAATTCTTGGCTTGAGTGAAGTGCCTTCGGCTGGGGATGAGTTTGCCGTTTATAAAGATGAAAAAGAAGCGCGCGCGATCGCGCAAGAACGGACTGCCGATATGCGTACCTCCCGCTTGCAAAGAGCGGCTAGTTCCCGTCGCGTGACCCTGAGCAATGTTTCCGAACAAGCGCAAGAAGGTGAACTCAAAGAACTGAACCTGATTATTAAAGCGGATGTACAAGGTTCTGTAGAAGCGATTCAAAGTTCCTTATCCCAAATCCCTCAAAACGAGGTGCAAATTCGTGTCTTATATGCAGCACCAGGCGAAGTTACCGAAACGGATGTTGATCTTGCAGCCGCCAGTGGCGCCGTCATCATTGGTTTTAATACCACCCTTGCCTCGAATACCAAAGCCGCTGCCGATAAAGAAGGTGTGGATATTCGAGAGTATGACATTATCTACAAACTCCTTGATGAAATCCAAGGGGCAATGGAAGGTCTACTTGATCCCGAAGAAGTCGAATCTCCCTTAGGAACCGCAGAAGTACGAGCAGTATTCCCGGTGGGACGCGGGTCCGTTGCTGGCTGTTATGTCCAATCTGGGCGCATTGTCCGCAATCGTCAGATGCGGGTTCGTCGTGATGGCGAAGTGGTCTATCAAGGCAATATTGACTCGCTCAAACGGGTCAAAGAAGATGCCAAAGAAGTCCAATCAGGGTTTGAATGTGGTATCGGTTCCAATAAATTCAATAATTGGAAAGAAGGCGATATCATTGAAGCCTACGAAATGGTCATGAAACGGCGCACCTTAAATCCTAAGAAGTAA
- a CDS encoding low-complexity tail membrane protein: MAMYKKDPYLWIHLAGLAILPLWLELVWLGLAAGKPIFPVVVELILVAAVGTMPITFMQWARPFDIFSVLILAVQPDQLSEPQRQILQVFKTLKHRILTGLGAIALLAGLWIIARYAPLVAPVTPFANHWLGLAVAAIAFLGSNLFLQVPLSVIAVFLTSNHQLAELTPEAPEQITSNYFVPGFRVKKILPAITVEQGQSPSPEQ, translated from the coding sequence ATGGCTATGTATAAAAAAGATCCTTACTTATGGATTCATTTAGCGGGACTGGCGATTCTTCCCTTGTGGTTGGAGTTAGTGTGGTTAGGGCTAGCCGCCGGAAAACCGATTTTCCCCGTGGTCGTCGAACTGATTTTAGTGGCTGCAGTGGGCACAATGCCCATTACTTTCATGCAATGGGCACGTCCCTTTGACATTTTTAGCGTGTTAATCCTGGCGGTACAACCCGATCAGTTGAGTGAACCGCAACGACAAATTTTGCAAGTCTTTAAAACCTTAAAACATCGCATTCTAACTGGTTTAGGCGCGATCGCGCTCCTAGCTGGTTTATGGATTATTGCTCGTTATGCCCCTTTGGTTGCACCTGTCACTCCGTTTGCCAATCATTGGCTGGGATTAGCCGTTGCAGCGATCGCTTTTTTAGGAAGTAATTTGTTTTTACAAGTCCCCCTCAGCGTGATTGCTGTCTTCCTGACCAGTAATCATCAATTGGCTGAGTTGACCCCAGAAGCTCCAGAACAAATCACCAGTAATTATTTTGTTCCTGGATTTCGGGTGAAAAAGATTTTACCAGCAATTACTGTTGAACAGGGGCAATCTCCGTCCCCTGAACAATAA
- a CDS encoding PspA/IM30 family protein: MGFLQRLWRLIKANINSLLKKTEDPEKILEQAVSDMQEDLVKMRQAVAQAIASQKRTERQANQAQSTAEEWKKRAQLALEKGNEELAREALTRRQNYQQTADSLNGQLSQQNQVIDKLKSDMRKLESKISEAKNKKDMYIARARSAEATQRVNEFLQGVNTGSSLSAFEQMEERVYEMEASAEASQEMGQDDIEQQFAALEQGSNVDTELSEMKQQSQASSRQKELPASQQAAVDQELEQLRSELKQ, translated from the coding sequence ATGGGTTTTTTACAACGTCTTTGGCGCCTTATCAAAGCCAATATCAACAGTTTATTAAAGAAAACCGAAGATCCTGAAAAAATTCTTGAGCAAGCTGTCTCTGATATGCAGGAAGACCTGGTAAAAATGAGGCAAGCGGTTGCTCAGGCGATCGCGTCGCAAAAACGCACGGAACGTCAAGCCAACCAAGCACAAAGTACAGCTGAAGAATGGAAAAAACGTGCTCAACTGGCCCTAGAAAAAGGCAATGAAGAGCTAGCAAGAGAAGCGCTGACCCGTCGTCAAAACTATCAACAAACTGCTGACAGCTTGAATGGACAGCTAAGCCAGCAAAATCAAGTAATTGACAAACTCAAATCGGATATGCGGAAATTAGAAAGTAAAATTTCCGAGGCGAAGAACAAAAAAGATATGTACATTGCACGAGCCCGTTCAGCAGAAGCCACCCAACGGGTCAATGAGTTTCTGCAAGGAGTGAATACGGGGAGTTCTCTCAGCGCCTTTGAACAAATGGAAGAGAGAGTCTACGAAATGGAAGCCTCGGCAGAAGCCAGCCAAGAAATGGGGCAAGATGATATTGAACAACAATTTGCTGCCCTTGAACAAGGCAGTAATGTGGATACTGAACTTAGCGAAATGAAACAGCAATCACAAGCCAGTTCCCGCCAAAAAGAACTTCCTGCTAGCCAACAAGCAGCAGTGGATCAAGAACTGGAACAACTTCGCTCAGAATTGAAACAGTAG
- a CDS encoding DEAD/DEAH box helicase family protein → MSRRVPKLWYHQGTLLLHPPPQGKSWIDFATWDDRVEKFRIPAIHYRPLVETLQSEDINFLDEAKDFQSLALNSRFEMTPYPHQAEALAGWKAAGRQGIVVLPTAAGKTYLAQLAMEATPRTTLIVVPTLDLMHQWYAQLEAAFPDVEVGLLGGGSRDRSDILVATYNSAAIHAEALGNRYAFLIFDECHHLPTDFYRVIAEYAIAPYRLGLTATPERSDGNERDLEALIGSVVYRKTAKELSGDALASYKTVEIKVKLSPKEKDTYQSAIALRNQFLKQKRISLSNLKGWQLFVKESARSQEGRRAMLAHRQAKEIALGTDSKLRVLTELITKHSPEPILIFTNDNATVYRVSQDFLIPAITHQTPVKERHFILQQFKSGIYKTLVASHVLNEGVDVPDARIAIILSGTSSAREYIQRLGRVLRKGKTKDKQAILYEVIAEETSEERTSERRRGEPTSKPGQLEMFPSPKPKAPFTPKAAEEGERYDT, encoded by the coding sequence ATGTCAAGACGGGTTCCGAAGCTATGGTACCATCAGGGGACACTTTTACTGCATCCACCGCCACAGGGAAAAAGTTGGATTGATTTTGCGACTTGGGACGATCGCGTGGAAAAGTTTCGGATTCCAGCGATTCATTATCGCCCGTTAGTGGAAACGTTACAAAGTGAGGACATTAATTTCCTAGATGAGGCAAAAGACTTTCAGTCCTTAGCGTTAAATTCTCGCTTTGAAATGACCCCTTATCCCCATCAAGCAGAAGCTTTAGCGGGATGGAAAGCAGCAGGAAGACAGGGGATTGTGGTGTTGCCGACAGCGGCGGGAAAAACCTACTTAGCGCAGTTAGCGATGGAAGCCACACCCCGCACCACATTGATTGTCGTTCCCACCTTAGATTTAATGCACCAGTGGTACGCCCAACTCGAAGCCGCATTTCCCGATGTCGAAGTCGGGTTATTAGGAGGAGGATCGCGCGATCGCAGCGATATTTTAGTGGCAACCTATAACAGTGCTGCCATTCATGCGGAAGCCCTCGGAAATCGCTATGCCTTTTTAATTTTTGATGAATGTCATCATCTCCCAACCGATTTTTATCGGGTGATTGCAGAATACGCGATCGCGCCCTACCGTCTAGGACTCACGGCAACGCCAGAACGTTCCGACGGCAATGAACGCGATTTAGAAGCCCTCATTGGTTCGGTTGTCTATCGAAAAACGGCAAAAGAATTATCGGGTGATGCCCTCGCCAGTTATAAAACCGTTGAAATTAAAGTTAAGTTATCTCCCAAAGAAAAAGACACCTATCAAAGCGCGATCGCGCTTCGGAATCAATTTTTAAAGCAGAAACGAATTTCTTTAAGTAACTTAAAAGGGTGGCAATTATTTGTAAAAGAAAGTGCGCGCAGCCAAGAAGGAAGACGCGCCATGTTAGCCCATCGGCAAGCCAAAGAAATTGCCTTAGGAACGGATAGTAAGCTACGAGTTCTAACTGAATTAATTACTAAACATTCTCCCGAACCCATCTTAATTTTTACTAACGATAACGCTACTGTTTATCGGGTTTCTCAAGACTTTTTAATCCCGGCTATTACCCATCAAACCCCCGTTAAAGAACGCCATTTTATTCTGCAACAATTCAAATCAGGTATCTATAAAACTCTTGTCGCCTCTCATGTTCTCAATGAAGGGGTTGATGTTCCCGATGCCAGAATTGCCATTATTTTATCAGGAACCAGTTCCGCTCGGGAATATATCCAACGCCTCGGTCGTGTTTTGAGAAAAGGAAAAACAAAAGACAAACAAGCGATCCTTTACGAAGTAATTGCTGAAGAAACTAGCGAAGAACGAACCTCCGAACGCCGACGGGGTGAGCCAACTTCCAAACCAGGTCAATTGGAAATGTTTCCCTCACCAAAACCCAAGGCTCCTTTTACTCCAAAAGCAGCAGAAGAGGGTGAACGCTATGACACATAA
- a CDS encoding carbohydrate kinase, with protein sequence MTQVLCLGEILYDYLAQEAGKSVENVNNWIAYPGGAPANVATALVKLGTSAGFIGCIGKDEAGQSLKQLLLDIGVNCQGIQEHPTAPTRQVYVTRSLDGDRAFAGFGDQPTDQFADAFLDADQLPVALFEKAQFLVIGTLELAYPMTRKAIFRALDLANTYNLKVLLDVNWRPMFWPNPDAAIPLITQLWKTVDFVKLSREEAEWLFSTSESGAIAHQLSSVEGVFITDGEGMISYYFNDFEGKIPAFQVSVQDTTGAGDSFVAGLVHQLCQHGLNHLNSTVAVKEVITYACAVGGLTTTQPGAISAQPTAEAVEAFLMELAHNN encoded by the coding sequence ATGACACAAGTGCTTTGCTTAGGGGAAATTTTATATGATTATTTAGCCCAGGAAGCGGGGAAATCAGTCGAGAACGTCAATAATTGGATTGCTTATCCAGGAGGAGCACCAGCCAATGTGGCAACGGCGCTTGTCAAACTGGGAACATCAGCCGGCTTTATTGGTTGCATTGGCAAAGACGAAGCCGGGCAATCTCTAAAACAACTTTTGTTAGACATTGGGGTCAACTGTCAAGGGATTCAAGAACATCCCACGGCTCCCACGCGACAAGTTTATGTAACCCGCTCGCTAGATGGCGATCGCGCTTTTGCTGGCTTTGGCGATCAGCCCACTGATCAGTTTGCGGATGCCTTCCTCGATGCCGATCAACTACCGGTTGCCTTATTTGAAAAAGCCCAGTTTTTAGTCATTGGTACCTTAGAACTGGCTTATCCCATGACTCGCAAAGCTATCTTTCGCGCCCTCGATCTAGCGAATACTTATAACTTGAAAGTGCTGCTCGATGTCAATTGGCGACCAATGTTTTGGCCGAATCCCGATGCCGCGATCCCCCTCATTACCCAATTATGGAAAACGGTAGACTTTGTTAAATTATCCCGAGAAGAAGCCGAATGGCTTTTTAGTACGAGTGAGTCGGGCGCGATCGCGCACCAGCTTTCTTCGGTTGAAGGCGTCTTTATTACAGACGGCGAAGGCATGATTAGCTATTACTTCAACGATTTTGAAGGGAAAATTCCAGCTTTTCAAGTCTCAGTTCAAGATACAACCGGTGCGGGGGATAGTTTTGTTGCCGGCTTAGTCCATCAACTGTGTCAACATGGCTTAAATCATCTCAATAGCACCGTCGCAGTTAAGGAAGTGATCACCTACGCCTGTGCTGTGGGCGGGTTAACGACCACCCAACCCGGTGCCATTTCTGCTCAACCGACGGCTGAAGCTGTAGAAGCATTTCTAATGGAATTAGCTCACAATAATTAA
- a CDS encoding serine/threonine protein kinase, whose protein sequence is MSLVGSQAFNALIEKLNHHLVDNHQDCLSATEILILQGILQDQTYNQIAEECAYSTVYFSNVVAPKLWRRLSTLLGKRVTKKNSRVLLELYWANHSQAQTQPTSSSSPFWLSPTSQSFSYPSGAIPLGSQFYIQRRSIEEKIYRGIEQPGALLRIKAPQEMGKTSLLLRILEYGTSLGYYTVNLDLQQADQEILTNVNRFLRWVCANLTYQLNLEAKLDEYWDEDIGSSVSCTLYLHSILEQLDQPLILAFDEVNQIFEYPKIAKSFLPLLRSWYEETKEVSIWRKLRLVVIHSTEIYVPLQLNQSPFSNVGLPLELPNFSSEEVQELAKRYSLTWGKSEVNQLMSVIDGHPALVHLTLYYLSHKEITLNQLIKDVPTLSGIYAAHLRRHQVSLQEQPELAQACLSIMSAQEPVSIEPTLAYKLYSMGLINLNGDRAFPRIPLYQQYFQQQFQHYDQKE, encoded by the coding sequence ATGTCTCTTGTCGGTTCTCAAGCATTCAATGCCCTCATCGAAAAGTTAAACCATCACCTTGTAGACAATCACCAGGACTGTCTTAGCGCCACAGAAATTTTAATTTTGCAAGGAATTTTGCAAGATCAAACTTATAATCAAATTGCAGAAGAATGTGCCTACAGTACAGTTTACTTTAGTAATGTCGTCGCCCCTAAGTTGTGGCGACGATTAAGTACCCTCCTGGGCAAGCGTGTCACAAAAAAAAATAGTCGTGTTTTGCTTGAGTTATATTGGGCCAATCATTCTCAAGCCCAAACACAGCCTACCTCTTCTTCATCACCATTCTGGCTTTCTCCCACTTCACAATCATTTTCTTATCCCAGTGGAGCCATTCCGCTCGGCTCTCAATTTTATATTCAACGTCGGTCTATCGAAGAAAAAATCTATCGAGGAATTGAGCAACCGGGAGCTTTGCTACGGATTAAAGCCCCTCAAGAAATGGGCAAAACTTCCCTGTTATTAAGAATTTTAGAATATGGAACAAGCTTAGGATATTACACGGTTAACCTTGACCTTCAGCAAGCCGATCAAGAAATATTGACCAATGTCAATCGGTTTCTGCGTTGGGTCTGTGCTAATCTGACCTATCAGCTCAACCTAGAAGCAAAATTGGATGAATACTGGGACGAAGACATTGGTAGCAGTGTCAGTTGTACACTCTATTTGCATTCCATTTTAGAACAACTGGATCAGCCACTGATCCTCGCCTTTGACGAAGTCAATCAAATCTTTGAGTATCCCAAAATTGCCAAAAGTTTTTTACCCCTTCTGCGCTCCTGGTATGAAGAAACAAAAGAGGTTTCAATTTGGCGCAAACTGCGTCTGGTGGTGATTCACTCCACTGAAATTTATGTACCGTTGCAATTAAACCAGTCTCCTTTTAGTAATGTTGGTTTACCCCTCGAATTACCAAACTTTAGTAGTGAGGAGGTACAGGAATTAGCCAAACGCTACAGTTTGACTTGGGGAAAATCTGAAGTCAACCAATTAATGTCAGTGATTGATGGACATCCGGCTCTTGTTCATCTGACCCTCTATTATCTCAGTCACAAAGAGATCACCCTCAATCAACTGATTAAAGATGTGCCCACGTTAAGTGGGATCTATGCCGCTCACTTACGTCGTCACCAAGTCAGTTTGCAAGAACAGCCAGAGTTAGCTCAGGCTTGTTTGAGCATTATGAGTGCTCAAGAACCGGTTTCTATCGAGCCAACTCTCGCGTACAAACTTTACAGTATGGGGTTAATTAACTTAAACGGCGATCGCGCTTTTCCTAGAATTCCTCTTTATCAGCAATATTTTCAGCAACAGTTCCAACATTATGATCAAAAAGAATAA
- a CDS encoding lignostilbene-alpha,beta-dioxygenase, with the protein MYQSNCESTAHPHYSVLLPSSILSASRCEFSDLTLQIEGNLPKDLQGHFFMVAPVGSVNSGGLPYPSGNSLLNGDGMIYRLDFNPPGQVQVTTKLVTPPDYYADLATRPGSEYAKFGFHNRGITRFSKTLGLRNQLNTAFLPMPFSPDAPQRLLVTYDAGRPYEIDPNTLETVTPVGANAEWEPEIEGIHYPFQPFLSTAHPVFDAHTGKMFTVNYGRSVRNFLYTIPLINEVQELPQELEEWIDAIAGFVNGELTRDLLHRFSHLFRQVTDEISQIIEDISGIELDNFVYLLRWDGQGNLERWKVVLPDGSPIKIKQTIHQIGMSQDYIVLMDTAFVTGIEQVLNNPLPNHKNLEAMLREISGRAANPDSVIYIIRRRDLEQSQLPALGGTEVKVTAQQLTIPMEAAHFLMDYDNPNGHITLHFSHICAWDVAEWIHKFDRSAYGTHPFLPEQVQGMETNPMDISRFGRYVIDAEPAELLQSQIIYETPYTWGTGLYAYLDRLPSGLPPSRLDHIYWSSLGLWPELMTKYTVQLYEDYKYRAIPLADLLDLAKERIPSCLLHVDTTVMKIADVYQAPVGTILNSPQFIPRQGAEGNLTDGYLMCTAFFENRNEFWLFDARNLRQGPICQLSHPDLNFGFTLHTTWLPTIGPREANYKIPAVADYNSLLSQRSNPQIKELFDQHVYPHFP; encoded by the coding sequence ATGTATCAGTCCAATTGTGAATCTACTGCCCATCCCCATTACTCTGTTCTCCTTCCGTCCTCGATTCTGAGTGCGAGTCGTTGTGAGTTCAGTGATTTAACCCTGCAGATTGAAGGTAACCTTCCCAAAGACCTGCAGGGTCATTTTTTTATGGTAGCCCCAGTGGGATCAGTGAATTCAGGTGGACTGCCTTATCCTAGCGGCAACTCTCTTCTCAATGGAGACGGCATGATTTACCGTCTCGATTTTAATCCACCCGGTCAAGTTCAGGTGACAACGAAGCTAGTCACACCACCGGATTATTACGCGGATTTAGCCACGCGACCCGGCAGTGAGTACGCTAAGTTTGGCTTTCATAATCGGGGAATTACGCGCTTTTCTAAGACTTTAGGGCTCAGGAATCAACTGAATACAGCGTTTTTACCAATGCCTTTTTCTCCTGATGCCCCACAGCGTCTGCTGGTCACCTATGATGCCGGTCGCCCTTATGAAATTGATCCCAACACCCTAGAAACGGTTACTCCGGTGGGGGCTAATGCCGAGTGGGAACCCGAAATTGAGGGGATTCACTATCCGTTTCAACCTTTTCTCAGTACGGCTCATCCGGTTTTTGATGCTCATACGGGGAAAATGTTTACGGTGAACTATGGTCGCTCGGTTCGCAACTTCCTATACACTATTCCTTTAATCAATGAAGTTCAAGAACTCCCCCAAGAATTAGAAGAGTGGATTGATGCCATCGCAGGATTTGTCAATGGCGAGTTAACCCGAGATCTATTGCATCGGTTTTCTCATCTCTTTCGACAAGTTACAGATGAAATTTCTCAAATCATAGAAGACATTTCAGGAATCGAGTTAGATAATTTCGTTTACTTACTGCGTTGGGATGGACAAGGGAATTTAGAACGCTGGAAAGTGGTTTTACCCGATGGTTCACCCATTAAAATTAAACAAACCATCCATCAAATTGGCATGAGTCAAGACTATATTGTTTTGATGGATACCGCTTTTGTCACGGGCATCGAGCAAGTCCTCAATAATCCTTTGCCTAACCATAAAAATTTGGAGGCAATGCTGAGAGAGATCTCAGGCAGAGCAGCCAACCCCGATTCCGTGATTTACATTATTCGCCGTCGCGATTTAGAACAAAGTCAGTTGCCAGCGCTCGGGGGAACGGAAGTGAAAGTGACCGCTCAACAACTGACGATTCCGATGGAAGCTGCTCATTTCTTAATGGATTATGACAACCCCAATGGACACATTACACTTCATTTCTCCCATATTTGTGCTTGGGATGTTGCAGAGTGGATTCACAAATTTGATCGATCAGCTTATGGGACACATCCTTTTCTACCGGAACAAGTGCAAGGAATGGAAACGAATCCCATGGATATTAGTCGTTTCGGTCGTTATGTCATTGACGCCGAACCAGCGGAGTTATTGCAATCGCAGATCATTTACGAAACCCCCTACACTTGGGGCACGGGGTTATATGCTTATTTAGACCGTCTCCCATCTGGTTTGCCCCCATCGCGTTTAGATCATATTTACTGGTCTTCTTTGGGACTTTGGCCAGAACTAATGACGAAATATACGGTCCAACTCTACGAAGATTATAAATACCGAGCAATTCCCCTTGCTGATTTGCTTGATCTCGCCAAGGAGAGAATCCCCTCTTGTTTATTACATGTTGACACGACAGTCATGAAAATTGCTGATGTGTATCAAGCACCGGTTGGAACCATTCTTAATTCCCCACAATTTATTCCTCGTCAAGGTGCAGAGGGCAATTTGACGGATGGTTATTTAATGTGTACGGCTTTTTTTGAAAATCGCAATGAATTCTGGCTCTTTGATGCACGAAATCTCCGTCAGGGACCCATTTGTCAGTTATCTCATCCTGACCTAAACTTTGGTTTTACTTTACATACGACTTGGTTACCAACCATTGGACCGCGAGAGGCAAACTATAAGATTCCTGCTGTTGCAGATTATAACTCCCTGCTGAGTCAACGCTCTAATCCTCAAATTAAGGAGTTGTTTGACCAACATGTTTATCCCCATTTTCCTTAG